The following is a genomic window from Lagenorhynchus albirostris chromosome 2, mLagAlb1.1, whole genome shotgun sequence.
GAGGCTACACATACTATTCCTTGCTGTCCTTCCAGCCTTGGCACCGCCCTGACCACCTTCCTTGGGGACCAAAGCTGGGGGCTGGTTGAGGATGGAGTAGAAATTAAGAGGGAaaagatcatttttatttattgtttattatttatttttttgcggtacgcgggcctctcactgttgtgtcctcttccgctgcggagcacaggttccggatgcgcactcccaacggccatggctcacgggcccagccgctccgcggcacgcggaatattcccggaccggggcatgaacccgcgtcccccgcatcggcaggaggactctcaaccactgtgccaccagagaagcccgaaaAGCTCATTTTTAAACTCTGTTTCTTGACTCTGTGTTCCTCCCCCAAAGCTGGTGTCATGCATATTACCttttcccatcttacagatggggcACACGGGGTCCAGAGTGTGGAAACACTGGAactgaggccacacagctgggaaCCCTGGCCTCTGAGGCCTCTGAGGGAGCCTCTCGGCTGGGACTTGGTTAGATCAGCAGCAGATCCGCGCCCAGGTGGCTGCCAGTTCAGGGCCAGTGTGGAAACTGCTGACTGGCCCCTGGCTTTCCTTCGGGCCACAGCGGGGGCCCTGGCAGCGCCTACTGGTTGACTCCGCCTGTCTCACTGAGATGGGTTAAGTGCCGGTGGAGGAAAGGTGGAAGGAGGACCAGCCACCCTGGAGCTCCCTGGAGCCCTCTGGAGCCCCGCCCAACCCCGGATCAACAGCCCCTGGCGCGGCCCGCGAGAGCCCGCCGGGAATGCCCTGGCGCAGAGCCAGAGGGACCCAGGTCGCGCTCCCTTTTGCAAGGGGTGGCGCGCGGGGAGCGCGCTTTGGCACCAGGCGGGCGCGGGGGTGCGGGGCGCACGACCGTGACACGCCCTCTGAAATCCACTGGGGCTGGGGGCGCTTGGTCACTGAACTTGGTCGTCGAGTGTTCCGCGCCAAGTCCTCAAGACAGGTCTTATTGCCCGGTGTCGGAAATAAGCTGCCCGGGCGGGGCCGCGTTTGGGACGGCCACTCCGCCACCCCTGCCGCTCCCGCCTCTCTCCCGGGATTTTCCAGCGGGTTAATTTCCTGTTAGGGTAAATCCTTCGCGAGGCCCTCGGCTCTCCCTCCCCGGAGCTGCCCCCTCCGCCCGAGCCTCCCGGGCTCCCCTGGTCGGTCCGCGCTGCGCTCCATCGCCCCGCGAGCCCGGGCGCAAGCCCTCCCCGCCCCGGCAGCCCTCCGGCTCCCAGCGTCTGGCCGCCGGAACCCCGCGCGCCGCCCCGCGCCAGGGCTCGGCCCCAGAGCCGCGTCCGCGTCGCCGCCGCTCGCGCGGGTCCCGGCTATGCGCCCCCGCGCCGCGCcccgcgcccccgccggcgcCGGCGCCGCGCTGGGGCTCTGCAGCCTCCTGCTGCTGCTCCCGCCAGGACCCGCGTGCCCCGCGGGCTGCGCCTGCACCGATCCGCACACCGTGGACTGCCGCGACCGCGGGCTGCCCAGCGTGCCCGACCCCTTCCCCCTGGACGTGCGCAAGCTTCTGGTGGCCGGTAACCGCATCCAGCACATCCCCGAGGGCTTCTTCATCTTCTACGGCGACCTGGTCTACCTGGACTTCAGGAACAACTCTCTGCGCTCTCTGGAGGAGGGCACGTTCAGCGGCTCGGCCAAGCTCGCCTTCCTCGACCTCAGCTACAACAACCTGACCCAGCTGGGCGCCGGCGCCTTCCGCTCGGCCGGGAGGCTGGTCAAGCTGAGCCTGGCCAACAACAACCTGGCGGGCGTGCACGAGGCCGCCTTCGAAACCCTGGAGTCGCTGCAGGTGCTGGAGCTCAACGACAACAACCTGCGCAGCCTCAACGTGGCCGCCCTGGCCGCGCTGCCTGCGCTGCGCACCCTGCGCCTGGACGGGAACCCCTGGCTCTGCGACTGCGACTTCGCCCACCTCTTCTCCTGGATCCAGGAGAACGTGTCCAAGCTGCCCAAAGGTGAGCCTGCCGGCCGGACCGGAAAGCGGAAAGGAGTGAGGCAGAGCGCGCGGGGAGAGCCTAGGGCAGCGGCCTCGCGTTGAGCCTGGAAGGGGAGGCCTGGGCGCCCACGGCCACTGTCCTGGATGACAGTTGCTCCCGGTGTAACCCTCCCAGGTTCCCAGAACTTTCCCTGGGACTCTGCtagggaaggggagtggggagggacacATCTGGGATTCTCTGGAGATTCTGGGCCTGGttgccctgctttcccccctgTTTCTCCAGTAGTGTTTGGGACCTGGATTTCCGAGATCATCCTGTGGGGCTTTGGGTCCTAGTACTGGTGGGTGTGGGTTATTTCTGGGCCCCTCCTAAGTGGAAGACACCCTACTCCATGGGTAGCATTTCAGCACCCATCTCACTACACTGAACATGGGGAGGGAGCCCACCAGGTCTAAGAGCTCTCCAAGGGCTTCTGTAACCTGAGTAGGTCTTCCTTTCTCAGCTCCCAGTTTGCTCTTCTGTCTAAAAGGAGTGAGGAATATTCCTGGTGAGGAAAAGCAGCAGCTTGCTAAGAGCCAGTCATGCAGTAAAGATTGGCCGTTCAGTAGCTTTTCAGCCCAGACGTGAAATTGCTGAACAGTCTTGTGGGCTGGGGCACCCTTTGCTTGCCTCGTGCACTTTTCTGGCAGTGACATGGACATACGTCCCCACCTGGCAGACAGGAACATAAGGGCACAGCAGGTAAGAGAGCCTGTGAAGGCCAGTGGGAAGGAAGCAAAGGCAGAGCTGAGGAGAGGGGACTCCAGCATACATAAGAATGAGCCCCATGACAGGGGGCGGGTGAAATGCCCTTCTTTTCAGTGGATTCCAGGCTTCCCCTGGTGAGCATGTGAGCAGCGACCTCTCAGAGCCAGACTCCACCTCCCACCTTGACCCCGAGGGTTTGTCAGAACAGGAACCAGAGCTGAAAGACCCACAGTATAAAAGGTGACATAGATGTGGATTTATcatgggtacatatatattttttccatttattgagaATTCAGAAATGCTGCTCATCTGTGTCCGGAATTCCTGTGCTCGCTTATTCATTCTGTACTGTCACTAGCACAAATCCCAGGTATCAGGGGCCGTCACTTCTCTGCAGACACGGGTCCCTGAGCTGGAACTTTAAGCCCAGGCTGGCTCTCCCACATGAGCAAGTCCTAAAAAGATCTGACCTGCAAGGTACAGAGTCGCCTGACTTTAAACTTTGCCTTCACTCACTCCCCAGACCCTCCCCACCAGAAGACAGGAAGGTCCAGATGCAGACGTCACTGTTGAACGGCGGTTCCCCTTGGTTCTCATGGCATCTGCCTTTGCTTCTTGGTAGAGTTGGCATCATGAACCCCAGCTGTCAGTTGAGGTGCTGTCATTGGCTCCCACCATCATTCACTCGAGGGCTAGGGGTGACGGGTCAGGAGCTGTGGATTTCAGTCTCAGTTGTGCTGTGGCTGGCTGTGACCTTGACCGGGACAGGTATCCTGTCTGGGCTTCGGTTTCGTCATCTTTACAGTACTTTGGTTGCCCTCTGAGGCCTCTACTGGAGTCCTGGCTTAAAAACTGGGTGACTCTGGGAAAGTTCTTTgaacctcctcttcctcctgtgtGAAATTGGGACACAGTGGTGCTGACCAATCCATCTGACCAGTGATTGTCAAGATAAAGCGGGTAAATTAAAgagcaaagaatataaaatgttatcCTTCCTACTGTCTGTAATGTAGGACAGCGAAGAGCCATCAGATGAGGATGTGTGGCTGGGGGTAAGGATGGACGGGTCCAGAGCAAGGAACAGTGTCCAGGCCCTGGGGAAGAGTTGGTCTCATTCAGGCGGGGAGAGGATGGAGACAGCAGCATGGCAGCATGGGGGCTTCCGGCATCTCCTGGGGTGAAGCACTGAAAGCAGCTCTGACCTCACTGCCCATGTTCTGTGGCCAGAGCAGCGTCCCGAGCTCTGTGAACCGGAAGTGGGGCGGTTGCGAAGCACCTAACCCAGGCCTTGACGTGGGAGAGCTGAGCTCCCATGTAGACTCAGATTATGACTCTAGACAAGCCCCTGACCTTCTTTGTGCCTCCGTTTCCCTGCCTCTGACTTCAGACTGAAGATCAAAATCCCACAGCATGTTTGCGGCGAGGGTTGTGCGAAGTCGGCTCTGTCGAGGGTGTGGTAATCGTAGCAAGGAGTAGATGATCTAGGTGATCGCTAGGTGTCGgtcacccccttccctcctcctcctgcattTGGGCCTCTCATGTTTTCACAGGTGCAGCGGGCAAGGGCACCAAGTGCCCAGACTCTAGCACAGAGCTGCttagttcaaatcctgcctctactTCCTACTAGTTCGGAGGATTGAAAGGGTATTATCTATAAAgtacttagagcagtgcctgacacacagtatgTACTAATAAGCATTAGTGCTGTTACTATTACCCTGTTTTCTCtggaaggcccagagaggtgatgcgagtgacttgcccaaggtcacacagagagtTAGAAGCAGCTGGGAGTGCACCAGGGCCTCCtggctccccgccccccgcccctggCCACGCTGACTACCCACTTCCCACCAAGGAAAGCCAGGCACCATGGGGCACAAGCTCCAAGGCTTTCTAGGCAGGCACCCAGGGGAGGCAATtcagaggaaggagcagagggGACCCACCCTCATTGTCTTTCCTTCACCTCccctgtccctcctcccccagagAAGCAAATTGaacatgtgaccttgagcaagtgacctTGACTAGCCCTGACAGCACAAAAAATGtgatcgggacttccctggtggcgcagtggttgagagtccgcctgctgatgcagggaacacgggttcgtgccccggtccgggaagatctcacatgccgcggagcgactgggcccatgagccatggccgctgagcctgcgcgtccggagcctgtgctccgcaacgggagaggccacaacagtgagaggcccgcgtactgcaaaaaaaaaaaaaaatgtgatcgtCTGCCAGTGAGCCTCCTTGCTGATGGGAGCGCTCAGCCACCCGTCGGGGGCAGCCGGTCCCCTCTGTGCAGGCTCCTCAGGGCTTGATGGGGAAGTGGGGCACGGAAGCATCTGGGTCTGAGGACTCAGGGGGAGCCGGCCTGCCGGTGCTGGGtctgaaggaagagagcaaggggACGCCTGCCAGAATGCCCACTGGCCACCTTAGCAACAGCAAACAAGCAAACCAAccccaaacaagcaaacaaacaagcaaaactccAGGATGCCCAATTCACGCTGAATTTCAGATCGACGCGGCATAATATTTTAGTATCAGTGTGTCCCGTGCCATGTTGGGATATTCTCACACACAGGATTACTTGCTATTCTTCTGAAATTCACGTCACTGGCCATCCTGTGTTTTGCCCGATGGCCCTACCTTATAGCGGTGGTTTGTGGTTTATAAGTGCCGTCTCTTTTAATACAATACCTGCGCCTGGCAAGTACCTTTACCCACAACTTCCCCAACAAGAAGCAAACGAGGTGCAAAGGTCACATCATTAGTGACTGAGAAGAGCTTGCACTCAGGAGCGTCTGACCCCACTCCTGATGCTTTCTGGAGGGTGAGAATAGCCCCAGCACTGTCCTACCATCCCCGACTCTCATGGGTGACAGCTGACCTTCCAGCCCCAGATTCTGCACCTGGTCTGGTGGTTCTCCCAGTAGATAGTAGGTCCTGGGCCAAGTGGGACAGTATACCATCAAGGGAACAGTGACCATCCCTCTTTCAGTAGAAGGGCTCCAGACCTGGAAGCAAGAGACCTGGGAAATCGCTCAAGTGACCAGCAGgatagagagggagagatgggcaAGGTGTGGGGAGACAGGGAAGCATGAGCACCTTCTCAGCAGACAGTGATCTTTAAAaagccctccagcccctcccattGCCTTCCCATTACAGCAGCCCAGTGAGGTGGGTAGGGAATGAAAACACACGGGTGATGAGAAACCTGTGTGCTAATCACCTAGGGAGCTTGTTTGACATGCAGATTCCTGgggccccagacctactggatgtGTGCCCGGGGGGTGAGGCCCGGGGATCTGCATTttaattccccccacccccagcccctgaaaGGGGCTTGCAGTGCACCCTCACTAAAGCTTGAAAACCGTGCTGGAGGGGGAAGTCATTTTGCTGCAGCTGTGGAAATGCTGTGTGACGTTATACGACTttcctgtctctctgtgtctcagattTCTCTTTGGTAAACAAAGGAGTATGGGTAGGAGGATTTTAAGGTTCCTTCCAACTCTAAAGTTCTATGGTTTCAAGGGAAGGGAAGACTGTCTGTGTCTTAAAGGTTGGGAAGTTGAGGTCTGGGGAGACCAGGTCCCTCCAGAGACCCCTCTGTTGGAATCCAGGTGGCCATAGTCTCTgtgcagtggggagggggcagatcaCTCAGGCAGCCCGGGGCTGTGGGCTCACAGGACATCTCACATGTCCCAGCCTTGAGCCTGGAGCCTCAGGCGGGAAAGGCCACTGGGTATGAGGAACCATAGCCGGCAGGCGAGGGGCTGTCTCTGTGCTCAGAGGTGCCTGGAGCCAGCAGGCTTCCCCTGGGACACAGACCGCACGGAGCCCTGAGTGTGTATTATGGGAGAAGCCCAAGCAGGATCTGGggcctgggggtgaggggtgccGAATAGTGAGGCACCTTCTGTCACCTCCCTTTGCAGCCGTGGCTTCGTGTGGCCTGCAGGACACAGCCCACAGCCCCAGGGGAGAGATCTGAGCTGCAACTGGGACCTTGACAAGGGAGGCTGTGGGGAGGCAAGGGCTGGGAGAAGCGGGGACTGGGGGGAAATTAAACACGGCTGCATGTCATGCCTTGAGTCTGTTCACCCTGGCCCCTTGGGTGGGTACAAGCCTCCGAGACAAGGTCCACTGTAGTGCCTGGAGCACCCGGGCATTCTGTGGTGTGGCTCAGCCCCTGCAGAGTGGACCCTGCAGGCAGAGTCCTGTCAAGGAGGGGGTTCATGGCGAGTGGGGTGCTCACCAGTTATATCACTAACCCTGCCTGCTTAGCAGGCCAGACTCGCGGCCTTCTGGGGCAGCCCGCCCCCCATCTCCCAGTAACTCCACCTCCCTTTCCTGATGTCAGATGCCGTGAGGGCCTGATTTGGTCAGATGAGTGGGGACTTGTTGTCATACTGACAGAAGAAACAGTAATTCAGCCAAAGGAGCACGAGCTGATGCTTGCCTGGAGGTCACACAGGTCCTTTTTGCCCAGGTGACTCCAAGGTGACtcgttttctttgaaaataaaagcattttatttttctgattataaaataacaGGTCCTTTGTAGACTTGGGAAATGTAGATAAATATCATGAAGAGAATAAAAACCACACAGAATCCCACTGCTACAAAAGTTTTACTGTGTTTAGTTCTGGTTTTATtcttatgcacatatatatattttaaacaaattgatattatactatatatcTTATTACTGACTCTTTTCCTCTTACTGAGTTGTGAGAGTTACCTGTCATTATAGCTCtttgaaaatttaacattttacgGTCATGTAAGAGGTCATTTTATGTCTAGTCATTGAACCTGTCTCCTGTTGTTAGAAatgtgcattgttttttttttctgttttgtatatacacgGTGCTGAACTGAACATCCTCATTCATGTAAATTCGTGGACATCTTTGCTTATTTCTCTGGGGTGGATTCTTTGAGGTGGAATCACCAGGTCAGAGTCTATGGTTATGTTAAATCTCTGGATACCTTTTTGCCTAATTGCACCCCAGACAGCAGGCTCTGTTGGCAAATGGAAAGTACCTGTCTCACCGTGCCTCTCCCAggtttatgtattattattatttttttattttttgcggtacgcgggcctctcaccgccgtggcctctcccgtcgcggagcacaggctccagacgcgcaggcccagcggccatggctcacgggcccagcccctccgcggcatgtgggatcttcccggaccggggcacgaacccgcatcccctgcatcagcaggcggactcccaaccactgcgccaccagggaagccctgtattattatttttaaacatgcttTCGAATTTAATAGACAGAACAATGACATCCCCTTATTGCTATAATTTGCATGATTTGCTCGCCAGC
Proteins encoded in this region:
- the LRRC38 gene encoding leucine-rich repeat-containing protein 38; translated protein: MRPRAAPRAPAGAGAALGLCSLLLLLPPGPACPAGCACTDPHTVDCRDRGLPSVPDPFPLDVRKLLVAGNRIQHIPEGFFIFYGDLVYLDFRNNSLRSLEEGTFSGSAKLAFLDLSYNNLTQLGAGAFRSAGRLVKLSLANNNLAGVHEAAFETLESLQVLELNDNNLRSLNVAALAALPALRTLRLDGNPWLCDCDFAHLFSWIQENVSKLPKGLDEIQCSLPMENRRIFLQELSEASFSECKFSLSLTDLFIIIFSGVAVSIAAIISSFFLATVVQCFQRCAPNKDTEDEDEDEDD